In Aptenodytes patagonicus chromosome 12, bAptPat1.pri.cur, whole genome shotgun sequence, a genomic segment contains:
- the SLC35A4 gene encoding putative UDP-sugar transporter protein SLC35A4, producing the protein MVIFGNAAGSANRVLRRGLWGLMLVLSVAIYGSHAPLLTLCKVDGMIPFSSTSVVVLVELTKLMFSLLFLLTWNRELLGVAVSWRHVAPFALSALLYAANNNLVVHMQLFMDPSTYQVLSNLKIVSTALLYSLFLRQRLSKRKWVALFLLVAAGVSYSCGGLQDPGSPSKMQLHVTLVGLLLISVYCLISGLSAVYTEAILKTQALPLSLQNLFLYFFGVLLNLIGYFWSSAEGSFLEGFSSWVLVIVVSQALNGLIMSVVMKHSSNITRLFVISCSILVNALLSVTLFNLQLTLLFFVAVSCIGLAVHLYYGVT; encoded by the coding sequence ATGGTGATATTCGGTAatgctgctggctctgcaaaCCGGGTGCTCCGGAGGGGGCTGTGGGGACTGATGCTGGTCTTGTCTGTAGCCATATACGGCTCTCATGCTCCCCTCCTGACCTTGTGCAAGGTGGACGGGATGATCCCCTTCAGCTCCACGTCCGTCGTGGTTCTTGTCGAGCTGACAAAACTGATGTTCTCCCTCCTGTTCCTGCTGACCTGGAACCGGGAGCTGCTGGGAGTCGCCGTGTCGTGGCGCCATGTTGCCCCCTTCgccctctctgccctgctctATGCTGCCAACAACAACCTGGTGGTTCACATGCAGCTCTTCATGGATCCCAGCACCTACCAGGTCTTGAGTAACTTAAAGATCGTCAGCACTGCGCTCCTCTACAGCCTCTTCCTGCGCCAAAGACTCAGCAAGCGCAAATGGGTGGCTCTCTtcctgctggtggctgctggggtGAGCTACAGCTGTGGCGGCCTGCAGGACCCTGGCAGCCCCTCCAAGATGCAGCTGCACGTCACGCTGGTGGGCTTGTTGCTGATCTCAGTGTACTGCCTGATATCGGGCTTGTCTGCTGTCTACACAGAAGCCATCCTGAAAACCCAGGCGCTGCCTCTCAGCCTTCAGAACCTCTTCCTTTACTTCTTTGGGGTCCTGCTCAACTTGATCGGCTACTTCTGGAGCAGCGCAGAGGGCAGTTTCTTGGAGGGCTTTTCCTCCTGGGTGCTGGTGATTGTGGTCAGCCAGGCCTTGAACGGCTTGATCATGTCCGTGGTTATGAAGCACAGCAGTAACATCACCAGGCTGTTCGTGATCTCCTGCTCTATCCTGGTCAACGCCCTCCTGTCCGTCACCCTCTTCAACCTGCAGCTCACCCTCCTCTTCTTTGTTGCCGTCTCATGCATCGGCCTCGCTGTTCACTTGTACTATGGGGTCACGTAG
- the LOC143166079 gene encoding SLC35A4 upstream microprotein produces MADDKDPLPKLKDLAFLKDQLESLQRRVEDEVHAGVGQDGSLLASPFLKGFLAGYLVAKLRFSAVLGFVAGTCTGIYAAQNYAVPNVEKTVRDYFSSLKKGRD; encoded by the exons ATGGCGGACGATAAG GACCCGCTGCCCAAGCTGAAGGACCTCGCCTTCCTGAAGGACCAGCTGGAGAGCCTGCAGCGCAGGGTGGAGGACGAGGTGCACGCGGGCGTGGGGCAG GATGGCTCTCTGCTGGCCTCGCCCTTTCTCAAAGGCTTCTTGGCGGGCTACCTGGTAGCCAAACTTCGCTTCTCGGCCGTCCTGGGATTCGTGGCTGGGACCTGCACAGGGATATACGCTGCTCAGAACTACGCCGTCCCCAACGTTGAAAAGACAGTCCGGGACTATTTCAGTTCACTGAAAAAAGGTCGGGACTAG
- the STING1 gene encoding stimulator of interferon genes protein produces MSRESWQPSHPTALLIPKARGRRAQRAVYLLLVLCAAALYLTGEPLIPTIRSFTSHFVGLQIGVLLKGICYLVEEIFHLQSRYHSSFWRALSACFPLHWHRPMLLACGSAYVTLVNGDGQPLSFHLTLASLCQLLILALGLQKPSAVEMSEMSERSKQNVAHGLAWSYYIGYLKIVLPRVKKSMEEFSRANPNVLACRETWKLHILVPLSCDVYDDLEKADSNIRYLTDLTETTLTRAGTKRRVYKHSLYAIRDEDNKLWHCAVEYATPLQSLYAMSQDECAALSREDRLEQAKLFYRTLEEILKGSKECAGTYRLIVYEESGKAETHFLSRDILWHLHQQRQEEYTMYEGNQPHNLSTTLSSTELNLQISESDLPQPLRSDCL; encoded by the exons ATGTCTCGGGAATCGTGGCAGCCAAGCCACCCCACCGCCTTGCTCATCCCCAAGGCCCGGGGACGGCGAGCGCAGCGTGCCGTGTACCTGCTCCTGGTTCTGTGTGCTGCAGCGCTGTACCTCACCGGGGAGCCCCTCATACCCACCATCCGCAGCTTCACCTCCCACTTCGTGGGCCTGCAGATCGGGGTGCTGCTCAAGGGCATCTGCTACCTGGTCGAGGAGATCTTCCACCTCCAATCCAG GTACCACAGCAGCTTCTGGAGGGCCCTGAGCGCCTGCTTCCCCCTGCACTGGCACAGGCCCATGCTGCTCGCCTGTGGCTCAGCCTATGTGACTCTTGTCAATGGAGACGGACAGCCACTCAGCTTCCACCTCACCCTGGCCAGCCTGtgccagctcctcatcctcgctCTGGGGCTCCAA aAGCCCTCAGCAGTGGAAATGTCTGAGATGTCTGAGAGGTCGAAGCAGAACGTCGCTCATGGGCTTGCCTGGTCTTACTACATTGGGTACCTAAAAATAGTCCTGCCAC GGGTGAAAAAGTCGATGGAGGAATTCAGCAGAGCCAACCCCAACGTGCTGGCATGCAGGGAGACCTGGAAGCTCCACATCTTGGTCCCTCTGAGCTGTGACGTCTATGATGACCTGGAGAAAGCTGACAGCAATATCCGGTACCTGACAGACCTCACTGAAACCACCCTGACCCGAGCTGGCACCAAAAGAAGGGTCTACAAACACAGCCTCTACGCAATCAGGGATGAAGACAACAAG CTCTGGCACTGCGCAGTGGAGTACGCCACCCCGCTGCAGTCCCTCTACGCCATGTCCCAGGATGAGTGTGCTGCCCTCAGCCGGGAGGACCGCCTGGAGCAGGCCAAGCTTTTCTACAGGACATTGGAGGAGATCCTGAAAGGCTCCAAGGAGTGCGCGGGTACCTACCGGCTCATTGTGTACGAGG AGTCGGGCAAAGCAGAGACCCACTTCTTGTCCAGAGACATCCTCTGGCACCTCCATCAGCAGCGTCAGGAGGAGTACACCATGTACGAGGGGAACCAGCCTCACAACCTGTCCACGACCCTCAGCTCAACAGAGCTCAACCTCCAGATAAGTGAGTCAGACCTGCCGCAGCCTCTGCGAAGCGACTGCTTGTAA